A genomic segment from Natator depressus isolate rNatDep1 chromosome 19, rNatDep2.hap1, whole genome shotgun sequence encodes:
- the COL9A2 gene encoding collagen alpha-2(IX) chain, with protein sequence MANCFGSLKLCLLLQATCLCLAQLRGPPGEPGPRGPPGPPGVPGSDGTDGDKGPPGAAGTPGSKGEPGVPGPDGPPGKAGIDGLTGAKGEPGPLGRPGTKGQPGLPGPPGLPGPGLSGPPGPAGQVGLPGEIGVLGPKGELGPDGPRGPPGPPGKPGPPGHIQGLEGSADFLCPTNCPPGPKGPQGLQGLKGHKGRPGALGESGRQGRPGPPGDMGISGEQGIPGPPGPQGLRGYPGMAGPKGQTGPHGYKGMVGSIGAAGRPGEEGPKGPPGGAGEKGDLGARGFRGPQGAMGPKGDNGLPGIDGKDGTPGIPGVKGSAGQPGRPGSPGHRGLAGLPGQPGAKGGPGVKGEPGARGLPGITGAPGKIGELGPPGEPGPQGVPGVKGDRGERGPVGPQGLQGKVGSKGEQGPPGIPGPQGLPGVKGDKGSPGKIGSKGDIGDPGVEGLPGEKGEKGESGEPGPKGQQGVHGEPGFTGPTGDAGSPGVRGFPGPPGPRGLNGERGVPGMPGQQGVSGRDAGDQHIVDVVLKMLQEQLAELAVSAKRAALGGAGVMGPPGPPGPPGSPGEQGPHGHAGPRGIPGILGAPGQIGNTGPKGKRGEKGERGEVGRGHQGMPGPPGIPGLPGISGHAINGKDGDRGSPGVPGEAGRPGLPGPAGLPGFCELAACLGASAFTSGRLTEPGTIKGPSY encoded by the exons ATGGCTAACTGCTTTGGTAGCCTAAAACTCTGCCTTCTCCTCCAAGCCACCTGCCTATGCCTGGCTCAGCTT CGAGGTCCTCCAGGAGAGCCCGGCCCCCGGGGGCCCCCGGGTCCGCCAGGAGTGCCAGGATCCGACGGCACTGAT GGTGACAAAGGCCCGCCAGGCGCTGCTGGGACCCCG GGCTCCAAGGGGGAACCAGGCGTTCCAGGTCCGGACGGGCCCCCCGGGAAGGCAGGCATTGAT GGCCTGACTGGCGCAAAGGGGGAACCAGGGCCTCTCGGGAGGCCAGGGACTAAA GGCCAGCCTGGACTGCCAGGGCCACCGGGACTCCCC GGCCCTGGATTGTCGGGACCTCCT GGGCCTGCGGGTCAGGTTGGACTTCCTGGTGAAATCGGAGTCTTGGGCCCTAAG GGTGAACTTGGACCTGATGGACCACGAGGCCCCCCAGGTCCCCCTGGGAAACCT GGCCCCCCAGGACACATCCAAGGGCTGGAAGGCAGTGCTGATTTCTTG TGTCCAACCAACTGCCCGCCAGGGCCCAAAGGCCCCCAGGGACTTCAGGGACTGAAG GGACACAAAGGCCGCCCCGGTGCCCTCGGGGAATCTGGCAGACAGGGCAGGCCG GGTCCCCCGGGCGACATGGGCATTTCCGGAGAACAAGGCATCCCTGGCCCTCCA GGTCCTCAGGGCCTGAGAGGTTACCCTGGTATGGCGGGACCAAAGGGCCAGACG GGTCCCCATGGCTATAAAGGAATGGTTGGGTCTATCGGAGCTGCTGGCAGGCCG GGCGAGGAAGGCCCTAAGGGGCCACCTGGTGGAGCCGGCGAGAAGGGAGACCTC GGTGCCCGTGGCTTCAGGGGTCCCCAGGGAGCAATGGGCCCCAAAGGGGATAAT GGACTCCCTGGCATCGATGGTAAAGACGGCACCCCCGGCATCCCTGGTGTGAAG GGGAGCGCAGGGCAGCCCGGCCGCCCTGGGTCACCGGGCCACCGAGGATTAGCC GGTTTGCCAGGCCAACCTGGGGCCAAAGGTGGCCCAGGAGTTAAG GGTGAACCAGGTGCCCGTGGCCTTCCAGGAATCACCGGAGCCCCTGGGAAAATT GGGGAACTTGGACCTCCAGGTGAGCCAGGGCCACAAGGTGTCCCCGGGGTGAAG GGCGATCGGGGAGAGCGGGGCCCGGTGGGTCCCCAAGGCCTCCAGGGGAAAGTG GGATCGAAAGGCGAGCAAGGTCCTCCAGGGATCCCAGGGCCACAGGGCCTGCCAGGTGTCAAAGGAGACAAG GGCTCCCCAGGAAAAATTGGATCCAAAGGCGACATC GGAGACCCTGGCGTGGAAGGCCTTcccggggagaagggggagaag GGGGAGTCAGGCGAGCCAGGACCAAAGGGTCAG CAAGGTGTCCACGGTGAGCCTGGCTTTACTGGCCCCACTGGGGATGCAGGGTCACCTGGCGTGAGAGGTTTCCCAGGACCCCCAGGCCCTCGAGGGCTCAACGGAGAGCGCGGTGTGCCAGGAATGCCGGGGCAGCAAGGCGTGTCG GGCCGGGATGCTGGGGACCAGCATATTGTTGACGTGGTCTTGAAGATGCTGCAAG agcagctggcagagctggCAGTGAGCGCCAAGAGAGCAGCACTGGGCGGAGCAGGTGTGATGGGGCCGCCCGGGCCCCCAGGCCCCCCTGGATCACCTGGTGAACAAGGCCCACATGGACACGCTGGACCCCGCGGCATCCCGGGTATTCTAGGAGCCCCGGGGCAGATCGGCAATACCGGACCCAAAG GGAAAcgaggggagaaaggagagcgTGGCGAGGTCGGGCGTGGACATCAGGGTATGCCGGGACCACCAGGCATCCCAG GTCTCCCTGGCATTTCTGGACATGCCATCAATGGCAAAGACGGAGATCGAGGGTCCCCTGGAGTCCCTGGAGAAGCAGGCCGGCCTGGTTTACCTGGGCCTGCTGGTCTTCCTGGATTCTGCGAACTGGCCGCCTGCTTAGGAGCCTCTGCATTCACCTCAGGGCGCCTGACCGAACCAGGCACCATCAAGGGACCTTCGTACTGA